One region of Paraburkholderia acidiphila genomic DNA includes:
- the cobO gene encoding cob(I)yrinic acid a,c-diamide adenosyltransferase, which translates to MKTDPESHQRMTQRRREGHEKKQAAATHEKGLLIVNTGNGKGKSTAAFGMAVRMLGHGMKLGVVQFIKGALHTAERDFLGSVAHCDFVTMGDGYTWNTQNRDGDIATARKGWDEAKRMIESGEYAMVILDELNTVLKYEYLPLDEVLGVIASRAPHVHVVVTGRHAPDALIEAADLVTEMRLVKHPYREQGVKAQKGVEF; encoded by the coding sequence ATGAAAACCGACCCCGAATCGCACCAACGCATGACGCAACGCCGCCGCGAGGGCCACGAGAAAAAGCAGGCCGCCGCGACGCACGAAAAGGGCCTCCTGATCGTCAACACCGGCAACGGCAAGGGCAAGAGCACTGCGGCGTTCGGCATGGCCGTGCGCATGCTCGGCCACGGCATGAAACTCGGCGTCGTGCAGTTCATCAAGGGCGCGCTGCACACCGCCGAACGCGACTTTCTCGGCAGCGTCGCGCACTGCGATTTCGTGACCATGGGCGACGGCTACACCTGGAACACGCAGAATCGCGACGGCGACATCGCCACCGCGCGCAAGGGCTGGGACGAAGCGAAGCGCATGATCGAAAGCGGCGAGTACGCGATGGTGATCCTCGACGAGCTCAACACGGTGCTCAAATACGAGTACCTGCCGCTCGACGAAGTGCTCGGCGTGATCGCCTCGCGCGCGCCGCACGTGCACGTGGTCGTCACGGGCCGCCATGCGCCCGACGCGCTGATCGAGGCCGCCGACCTCGTCACGGAAATGCGCCTCGTGAAGCATCCGTATCGCGAGCAAGGCGTGAAGGCGCAAAAGGGCGTGGAGTTTTGA
- the cobW gene encoding cobalamin biosynthesis protein CobW — protein sequence MQMRKIPVTIVTGFLGSGKTTLLRHILQHAGGLRVAVIVNEFGELGIDGEILRGCGIGCDENGNETEGQLYELANGCLCCTVQEEFFPVMEKLLERRGEIDHVLIETSGLALPKPLVQAFNWPSIRNAFTVDAVVTVVDGPAAASGQFAENPQAVDAQRRADPNLDHESPLHELFEDQLSAADLVILNKTDLLDEAGQDALIAELREELPMQVKIVRAQHGKLDLHTLLGLEAASEESIHLRHDHHGSADDPDHHHDEFDSVVVSGAAASRESVIEALQQLVDAHTIYRVKGFAALPGAPMRLVIQGVGRRFDSYFDRRWNAQESAAQPLASRFVLIGEDLDGATLQAAFDTALANVQTAGAK from the coding sequence ATGCAAATGCGCAAGATTCCGGTCACGATCGTGACGGGCTTTCTCGGCAGCGGTAAAACCACGCTGCTGCGTCACATTCTTCAGCACGCGGGCGGTCTGCGCGTCGCGGTCATCGTCAACGAATTCGGCGAACTCGGTATCGACGGCGAAATTCTGCGCGGCTGCGGCATTGGCTGCGACGAGAACGGCAACGAAACGGAAGGCCAGCTCTATGAACTCGCGAACGGTTGCCTGTGCTGCACCGTGCAGGAAGAGTTCTTCCCGGTGATGGAGAAACTGCTCGAACGTCGCGGCGAGATCGATCACGTGCTGATCGAAACCTCGGGTCTCGCGCTGCCCAAGCCGCTCGTGCAGGCGTTCAACTGGCCGTCGATTCGCAACGCGTTCACCGTCGATGCGGTCGTGACCGTCGTGGACGGCCCCGCCGCCGCGAGCGGCCAGTTCGCCGAAAACCCGCAGGCCGTGGACGCACAGCGCCGCGCCGACCCGAACCTCGATCACGAATCGCCGCTGCATGAGCTGTTCGAAGACCAGCTTTCAGCCGCCGATCTCGTCATTCTCAACAAGACCGATCTGCTCGACGAAGCGGGTCAGGACGCGCTCATCGCCGAGCTGCGGGAAGAACTGCCGATGCAGGTGAAGATCGTGCGCGCGCAGCACGGCAAGCTCGATCTGCATACGTTGCTTGGTCTCGAAGCGGCCTCCGAGGAAAGCATTCATCTGCGGCACGACCATCACGGTTCCGCCGACGATCCCGATCATCATCACGACGAGTTCGACTCGGTCGTGGTGTCGGGTGCGGCCGCTTCGCGCGAGAGCGTGATCGAGGCGCTGCAACAACTCGTCGATGCACACACGATCTATCGCGTGAAGGGCTTCGCCGCACTGCCTGGCGCGCCGATGCGTCTCGTGATTCAAGGCGTGGGCCGCCGCTTCGACAGCTATTTCGACCGCCGCTGGAACGCGCAGGAGAGCGCGGCGCAGCCGCTCGCGAGCCGCTTCGTTCTGATTGGCGAAGATCTCGATGGCGCGACGCTGCAAGCGGCGTTCGACACGGCGCTGGCGAACGTGCAGACCGCGGGCGCGAAGTGA
- a CDS encoding DUF4136 domain-containing protein: MNNPMECCVKTLQSICLLSILAALAGCASVTTDVAATGALPAAASQSANYRFAPTPAQADAGEMLPYQALLSDGLAQRGFNAGTPEAARYLVSVAWATRPADVKVVDADCGAACTPAGGASLPWFGRPYVHTLTLRFFALPDGGEVYKVSAVKRDRNADAREAVPYLVAGALARLPYAGAPQWRVKLKSPPDAGTTDHAPGMPEVLSVSPVDTQ, from the coding sequence ATGAATAACCCAATGGAGTGTTGCGTGAAGACCTTGCAGTCGATTTGTCTCCTGTCGATTCTCGCTGCCCTCGCCGGATGTGCGAGCGTGACGACCGACGTCGCGGCCACTGGCGCGTTGCCCGCTGCGGCCAGCCAGAGCGCGAACTACCGTTTCGCGCCCACACCCGCTCAGGCCGACGCGGGCGAGATGCTTCCGTACCAGGCCTTGCTAAGCGATGGTCTCGCGCAGCGCGGCTTCAACGCGGGAACGCCCGAGGCGGCGCGCTATCTCGTCTCGGTGGCCTGGGCCACGCGTCCCGCCGATGTGAAAGTCGTCGATGCCGATTGCGGCGCCGCCTGCACGCCTGCCGGGGGTGCGTCGCTGCCGTGGTTCGGACGGCCCTACGTGCATACGTTGACGCTGCGTTTCTTCGCGTTGCCCGATGGCGGCGAGGTCTACAAGGTCAGCGCCGTCAAGCGCGATCGCAACGCCGACGCACGCGAAGCCGTGCCGTACCTGGTAGCGGGCGCGCTGGCACGCCTGCCGTACGCGGGCGCGCCGCAATGGCGCGTCAAACTGAAGAGTCCGCCCGACGCCGGCACGACCGATCATGCGCCGGGCATGCCGGAAGTGCTCTCCGTTTCGCCGGTCGACACGCAGTAG
- the bluB gene encoding 5,6-dimethylbenzimidazole synthase yields MAQPFDEAERAAVYRAIYERRDMRHFAPGPIDPATLARLLDAAHHAPSVGFMQPWRIVRITDNTLREQLHEAVERERIATADALGKRRDEFMKLKVEGMRDCAEVLVVALMDRREAHVFGRRTLPEMDLASVACAIQNMWLAARAEGLGMGWVSIFDVDEVRALLAMPPGAKPVAILCVGQVDAFYPQPMLEMEKWAERKPLGECVFENRWPQDEAASVPKAAPDPMPGG; encoded by the coding sequence ATGGCACAGCCCTTTGACGAAGCCGAACGCGCGGCGGTCTACCGTGCGATCTACGAGCGCCGCGACATGCGGCACTTCGCGCCGGGCCCCATCGATCCCGCGACATTGGCACGCCTGCTCGACGCCGCGCATCACGCGCCGAGCGTGGGCTTCATGCAGCCGTGGCGCATCGTGCGCATCACGGACAACACGTTGCGCGAGCAACTTCATGAGGCAGTGGAGCGCGAGCGCATCGCAACCGCCGATGCGCTGGGCAAGCGCCGCGACGAGTTCATGAAGCTCAAGGTGGAAGGCATGCGCGACTGCGCCGAGGTGCTCGTGGTCGCGCTGATGGACCGCCGCGAAGCCCACGTCTTCGGCCGGCGCACGTTGCCGGAAATGGACCTCGCCTCCGTGGCCTGCGCGATCCAGAACATGTGGCTCGCGGCGCGCGCCGAGGGCCTCGGCATGGGCTGGGTGTCGATCTTCGACGTCGACGAGGTGCGCGCCCTGCTCGCCATGCCGCCCGGCGCCAAGCCGGTGGCGATACTCTGCGTGGGTCAGGTCGACGCGTTTTACCCGCAGCCGATGCTCGAAATGGAGAAGTGGGCCGAACGCAAGCCGCTTGGCGAATGCGTGTTCGAAAACCGCTGGCCGCAGGACGAGGCGGCCAGCGTGCCCAAAGCGGCGCCGGACCCCATGCCCGGCGGCTGA
- a CDS encoding cobyrinate a,c-diamide synthase produces the protein MSATLACPALFISAPASGQGKTTLTAGLARLHRRAGRRVRVFKTGPDFLDPMILARASGAPVLSLDLWMVGEPACRALLAQAAREADLILIEGVMGLFDGTPSSADLATTFGVPVAAVVSAKSMAQTFGAIAFGLARFRPEVPFHGVLANRVGSPRHAQMLQEALPADLRWLGHVTSEATMALPDRHLGLHQAAEIDDLDVRIERAADALAQTALADLPPPVAFSNPSHGESIPRLLEGRHIAIARDAAFSFLYPANIALLETLGANVSYFSPLANEPAPASADGIFLPGGYPELHASTLARNTQSANSLRAHVSKGKPLVAECGGMLYLLDTLTDAEGTRTPMLGMLPGEAVMQKRFAALGMQQIDGAHGALRGHTFHYSRIATPLAPTLTARHAQTGAPSEALYRHGSIAATYMHAYWPSNPAFAAALFHGTAL, from the coding sequence ATGAGCGCAACGCTTGCCTGCCCCGCGCTTTTCATCAGCGCGCCCGCTTCGGGCCAGGGCAAAACCACGCTTACGGCGGGCCTCGCGCGCCTGCACCGCCGTGCAGGCCGGCGCGTACGCGTGTTCAAGACCGGGCCGGATTTTCTCGACCCCATGATCCTCGCGCGTGCGAGCGGCGCGCCGGTACTTTCGCTCGATCTATGGATGGTGGGCGAACCCGCGTGCCGCGCCCTCCTCGCGCAGGCCGCGCGCGAAGCCGACCTGATCCTCATCGAAGGCGTCATGGGCCTGTTCGACGGCACACCGAGCAGCGCCGATCTCGCCACCACGTTTGGCGTGCCGGTGGCTGCTGTCGTGAGCGCGAAGTCGATGGCGCAGACGTTTGGCGCAATTGCGTTCGGTCTCGCGCGCTTTCGGCCCGAAGTGCCGTTTCATGGCGTGCTGGCCAATCGCGTGGGCTCGCCACGCCACGCGCAGATGCTGCAGGAGGCCTTGCCCGCCGACCTGCGCTGGCTAGGGCACGTTACGAGCGAAGCGACGATGGCGCTGCCCGATCGTCACCTCGGCCTGCATCAGGCCGCGGAGATCGACGACCTCGACGTGCGCATTGAACGCGCCGCCGACGCGCTCGCGCAAACCGCGCTCGCTGATTTGCCGCCCCCGGTGGCGTTTTCCAATCCTTCGCATGGCGAATCAATTCCTCGCTTGCTCGAAGGCCGCCATATCGCCATTGCACGCGACGCCGCGTTCTCGTTTCTCTATCCCGCAAACATTGCGTTGCTCGAAACGCTCGGCGCGAACGTAAGCTATTTCTCGCCGCTCGCGAACGAGCCCGCACCCGCCAGCGCCGATGGAATCTTTCTGCCCGGCGGCTATCCCGAGCTACATGCTTCGACGCTCGCGCGCAATACGCAAAGCGCGAATTCGTTGCGCGCGCATGTATCCAAGGGAAAACCACTGGTGGCCGAATGTGGCGGCATGCTTTATCTGCTCGATACACTCACCGACGCAGAAGGCACGCGCACGCCGATGCTCGGCATGCTGCCCGGCGAGGCGGTCATGCAAAAGCGCTTCGCGGCGCTCGGCATGCAGCAGATCGACGGTGCACATGGCGCGCTGCGCGGCCACACGTTTCACTATTCGCGCATCGCCACGCCGCTCGCGCCCACGCTTACGGCGCGCCACGCACAAACTGGCGCGCCCAGCGAGGCGCTGTATCGGCATGGCTCGATCGCGGCCACCTATATGCACGCTTACTGGCCCTCCAACCCGGCTTTCGCGGCCGCACTCTTCCATGGCACAGCCCTTTGA
- a CDS encoding VOC family protein encodes MFDHIGLRVQDLARSVRFYEALLAPLGVVVCMRDDTYAGLGQPGEPKLWLHAVSADAALAARGVHVAFAAPSRAAVVGFYEAGLRAGAKDNGEPGVRADYSPDYYAAFLIDPDGNNVEAVCYAREA; translated from the coding sequence ATGTTCGATCATATTGGATTGCGCGTGCAGGATCTCGCACGCAGCGTGCGTTTTTACGAGGCGCTGCTCGCGCCGCTAGGCGTCGTGGTGTGCATGCGCGACGACACCTATGCGGGACTCGGCCAGCCTGGCGAACCTAAGCTTTGGCTGCACGCCGTTTCCGCCGACGCCGCGCTCGCGGCGCGCGGCGTGCATGTGGCGTTCGCGGCGCCGAGCCGTGCGGCGGTCGTCGGGTTCTACGAAGCGGGCTTGCGCGCAGGTGCGAAAGACAACGGCGAACCCGGAGTGCGTGCCGACTATAGTCCCGACTATTACGCAGCATTCCTGATCGATCCCGACGGCAACAACGTCGAGGCCGTCTGCTACGCGCGCGAAGCGTGA
- a CDS encoding cobalamin biosynthesis protein: protein MPSLALGIGCRRGVSLAQVEAAVRAALGMWPLQSVASVATLDAKAGEPALRAFCAAHALPLHTYTREQLVATPASAPPSAAAQARFGVDGVCEPCARLAAGGGPLVRGKLALDGVTVAIASVNPP from the coding sequence GTGCCGTCGCTCGCGCTCGGCATAGGCTGCCGGCGCGGCGTCTCGCTCGCGCAGGTTGAGGCAGCGGTGCGCGCCGCGCTCGGCATGTGGCCGCTTCAAAGCGTCGCGTCGGTGGCCACGCTCGACGCCAAAGCCGGCGAACCCGCGTTGCGAGCGTTTTGCGCGGCACACGCGCTGCCGTTGCACACTTACACGCGGGAGCAACTCGTCGCGACGCCCGCGAGCGCGCCGCCTTCCGCAGCCGCGCAAGCGCGATTCGGTGTGGACGGCGTGTGCGAACCCTGCGCGCGTCTTGCTGCGGGCGGCGGTCCGCTCGTGCGAGGCAAGCTGGCGCTCGACGGCGTGACTGTGGCCATCGCCAGCGTGAATCCTCCCTGA